The following coding sequences lie in one Spirosoma sp. KUDC1026 genomic window:
- a CDS encoding alkaline phosphatase D family protein, with protein sequence MKTFTTLGLLSCLALVGCRTDKPAIVTLDSQKTVTTIAFGSCSRQSLPQPLWDDIVAQKPDVWVWLGDNIYGDSENMDTLRAKYTIQKSNPVYQQLRQTASIIGIWDDHDYGVNDGGKEYPKRQESQQVMLDFLDEPANSPLRKREGAYSAHTYGPKGKRVKVILLDARYFRDPLKKEGKTNVADPTGKILGETQWQWLEKELANSDADVHIIGSGIQVLPEEHVYEKWANFPTERQRLLNLLGKTKPKGAFLISGDRHMAEVSRVSVPGLGYELYDITSSGLTHVSAPHEEANRHRVGPMVSKLNYGLVTIDWNAKPLTATIQINGDNRETYLTQAIRF encoded by the coding sequence ATGAAAACCTTTACTACGCTAGGCTTACTCAGCTGTCTGGCACTGGTCGGATGCCGAACCGATAAGCCAGCAATAGTTACGTTAGATTCCCAAAAAACCGTCACGACAATTGCTTTCGGCTCCTGTAGCCGTCAAAGTCTGCCGCAACCGCTGTGGGACGATATTGTCGCCCAGAAACCGGATGTATGGGTCTGGCTTGGCGACAACATTTACGGGGACTCGGAAAATATGGATACGCTGCGAGCCAAGTACACTATACAGAAATCAAATCCGGTTTATCAGCAATTACGACAAACGGCGTCGATTATTGGTATCTGGGACGACCATGACTACGGCGTGAACGATGGCGGCAAAGAGTATCCTAAACGGCAGGAAAGTCAACAGGTAATGCTGGATTTCCTTGACGAACCCGCCAACAGCCCGCTGCGCAAACGGGAAGGAGCTTACTCAGCTCATACGTATGGCCCAAAAGGAAAGCGAGTCAAAGTGATTCTCCTGGATGCTCGTTACTTCCGCGATCCGCTGAAAAAAGAAGGAAAAACCAATGTAGCCGATCCAACAGGGAAAATTCTGGGCGAAACGCAGTGGCAGTGGCTGGAGAAAGAGCTGGCCAACTCCGATGCCGACGTACACATCATCGGTAGTGGTATTCAGGTTTTGCCCGAAGAGCATGTTTACGAGAAGTGGGCCAACTTCCCAACCGAGCGGCAACGGCTCCTGAACCTGCTGGGCAAAACGAAACCGAAAGGCGCTTTTCTGATCAGTGGCGACCGGCATATGGCGGAGGTATCCCGCGTGAGTGTACCGGGCCTGGGTTATGAGCTGTATGACATCACGAGCAGCGGCCTGACGCATGTATCGGCTCCGCACGAAGAAGCAAATCGCCACCGCGTAGGACCGATGGTGTCCAAACTAAATTACGGGCTGGTAACGATCGACTGGAACGCGAAGCCGCTGACGGCCACCATTCAAATCAACGGCGACAACCGGGAAACGTATCTGACGCAGGCGATACGGTTTTAG